The stretch of DNA TGAATTTTCTCATAAACTCTTTGGgttttcctgttttgttctcTGGATGAATGAAACAAAGTCATTTCACAAAATTTTGAACAAGTGTAAGGAACTCAGAGAATGAAATGGCTGGGTATTTGTCAATTCTATTCTGTCCTTCTGAGAGGAACACATCTTAGCTTTCCCATAACATACACCTGCAAATGTACTTACTTTCCTATTCAGAATGCAGAATTAACCAaggaaatcacacacacacacacaaaagaacgaTAGCACCAAAGGTATCCACTTTCTGTTCCCCATAAAGACTCAGTTGGCTGCTTTCTGGAGCACACTTCCACGTCCAGGAGTGTTTTGGAGACTCTAGAAGGTGAAAAGTCTcatgaaaaaattcttttttgtgtgatttatttatttattttggtgaggtgctgaggatcaaacctaggtccttgtgcatgctaggaagcactctgccactgaactcTATCACCAgcccaattttattttcttgtattttttttttggtgggactaggatttggaCCTAGGGTTTCGTGCTTGTATAGCGGCACTcaatatttttgagattagggGAAAGGTCACTTGTGGCGTGTTGTAAATTTGAGGCCGGGTAATTTATGGTACTTCTTCCCTAAATAACTTGACCAGACTTGAGTGTGGTTGTTTTTCATGAAGTAGGGTAAGACTTAGCTCTGTGTTCAGACTTGTTCTATTAGTTTAATGCTTATGGTTAATTTATATTGACCTTGGAATTTATTTCAGTGCATCGtcatgctaataaaataagaGAGTTGCTAACAGTACTTGATGTGAGTCTGAGTTCAGACTACATCTTGACATGCTCATACCACAGAGAGTCTCCTCATGCACATCATTCACTGTACCTTGGGTGGAGAAAAGAGATcttcagaaataaatattaaatataacattttccATCGTAACCATTTTAAGGTAATTGTCCGGTGCAGTTCCCATCACTGTTATTCCATTGTCTGCAGAACTTTTTTGTCTTCACAAACTGAACTGAAACTGTACCCATTCCACAGTTTTCCCTGCTCCTCTTTTCCACTAGTCTCTGGGATCATGTGAACTCTGCCCGGGCtagctttgaattgcaatcctctgTATCTCAGCCTcgcatgtagctaggattacagatgtgacccactggtgtccagcttggGTCTATAGTTTTGACTACTATAAGAAGAATCATatgatatttgtccttttgtggctTTTGTCTATTTGACTTACCATTATttcctcaaggttcatctatgATGTAGCATGTTCTAGAATGTCCTTCCTTtttgaggctgaataatattctattttatgggtggagtacattttgtttatccttctCCCCACTGATGGACATCtgggcaattgtgaatagtgctatgaaTGTGGTTTTACAAATCTGTTCAAATTGAGATTGCTCTTTCTTTTGGAAAAGTCACAACAAATAGTAGAAAAAAATGCTGAATTATTGTGACTCAaaatcccctcccccattttttttttttaggttttgaaAACCAGATGCCACAATTTATAAAGAGTCTGAAATTTCCCCTTAATAATATAGGGAGGACTGGGGGCGTACCTCAGTGTCAGTGTGCTTGCCTTGGATGTTTGAGGCCCCGGTTCCATTCTCAGcaccaataacaataacaataacaataataataataataataaaggaattaAAATCAAATAACCCTGACTCTTTAGAGAGCTGCCACATTCACAGTATGTAACgatttaacattttttcttcaCATGGATGAGTGTTGAGAAAGAAGTAATCTGACCTTATTGCATTTATGGGAAGATTTCAAAATACAAGCAACAGAATTGTTAGGGAAGCCAGAGGGCAAATCTAAGTAAGAGTCTTATGGGAAGCCAGTAAGTGTAATCATGGGCAGTTTTCTAAAACTGAACTTTATTTGCTTGTTGTACCGTTTGTGATCAGAaatagtgtatgtgtgtgggaacttgtgttttcagtttttacAGTTGCTCTAACAAAACAACAATGGAAATACAAACTCCAAAGCAATGGGAGCCCACGAGGGTTTGATGGGGGCTAAGTGTGGCTGTGCAGGTGGAAGAATTGCCTAAGATGTAGACTGTGCTCCTGGGGTCAGCTCTGCACTTACTCCTTGTAGACAGCAGATAGCAGCAGAGAGAGGCTTTACAGGCCACAGGACAGAGGGACAAAAGGCTTCTCAGAAATCCTTTAGCCAGTTATAACATTAAGTGGCAAAAAACAAGTCCTTGGCAAGTCAGCTTCTTAAAGAAACTGAAGAGATCAAACTAACCACTAGTCTCAGGTCTTTCCTGTCATGATTTAGCTTTCATGAAATTGTTCCTGAAGACCcacaaaacccaaatcaaaacaaaacaatcagctgaacacggtttgaggccagcagggtggggtggtggtggtggtggtggtggtggcagcggGCGGTGGTAGTAAAAAGTTCTcaaatccccatctcaaccactaagctaggtgtggtagtgCTTGCCTGTCAGCTCAGCTACTCTAGAAGCATCAGTAGGAAGATGCAGTCTTGGCTGGCCTGGCAAGAAGTGAGGCTGGGGTAGGTCccaaaaataaggaaagcaaaaagatctggaggcatagctcaagtgatagaacacctgcccagcaagcacctgccctgggttcaaaccccagctccgcaaaataaaaaagatagaaattTACTAACTAGTTGTTGCTAGACACATTTGTccttaaaagaccaaacttgaatcCTGATGGTGAATGAGCTGAGGCAAAGTGAGCAGGAAGTCTTTGATGACATTCCATAGCCAATGTTTTTATTGGCCTAAGTGACCATAGAGAAATCATGCTCATTAAACTGACAGATGCCATCAAGTTGTAAGAAATGGCTAATAAAGTACAGACAGGGTTCAAACAGATCTGGATGAACCAGAAGGATGAGCCTGAACCAGAAAGAGAGCCAAAACCAGTAAGATGAGCTATAGCAGGGACAGCCCCGAATCTAGGTTACAAAAATCTGTCCAACATGCGTTTGCAGAGGGAAACTCTGTTTGGCTAGGGAATGGAAGGGCAGGAAGTCTTTGTGAAAAAATGGGAACAATACAACTGTCCCTTAACAGGGAGGTTGTTATTGTGAAGAGCAAATATCTATACATACCAAGCATCATGCTAAATAGGAAACGATCACAGAAAACACAATGCAAGAAATACATACAAAACTTGTGTTTGCTTGTGTATGTGTACAGAAGTGTGGATGTGTGCTCACTTATGGTGGGATCACATCCTATAACCCCATTTTTTATTGAGCACACCTTCAGTTGAAAGTACATTTAATCTACCCAACTTACCGGCCACCCTGGTTCAGCAGCACAGCACACGGTAGAGTGTCTGCCGTTTCCCTTGTGGGAGTTGTTGACAGTCTGCCTTCTTCACTACAAAGGCTGAGATTTTGTTTGGTTCACAGCTCTGTCCCTGGTGTCTAATGATTGCTGGCACTcagttggtgctcaataaatactggcTGAAGAATCATTGGAGAGATGCAGGAATAGGACAGAGAGTCTGGCAAGGTGGGGAGGGGACTGGTGGTTCAGTTCTAGTTTTGGGAATGAAGTGAGCAAGCTAGAGGATCCTTGAGCCCAGTGCACACATACACTCTGTGTGGCAGGGCCAGCTGCTGTTGGCCTTGGCACCTACCCTGTTTCCCTGAGCTATGCCCTCCCAATCCACTCCAGAGGAATAAGCCTGTCAGCctactactttctttcttttgcttttctttttctcttggtttAGCTCTCTCTGTGCataacaaaagtgaaaaaggGTAGAGGCACATGGCTGGCCTCGAATACATGATATTCCTGAAAGCTGTATTACAGGCGTGTGTGACCACACCCAAATTCAGCCTAGTTCTAGTGTTACTTTGAGAGTTAAAGGAGGGAAGAGCTGTGAAGTATTTGGTGATATGTGTTTAAGTAGACTATAAATCCTGATCAGACAAACCTATAACTTTCTTTGTTGCAAtgttggttttctttcctttttatttatttttaatttttttttgtggttctggggatggaatcAAGGCCTAGAAcacattaggcaagtgctctaccactgagctacacaacaGCCCTTGATTTTCTTGAGTAACATAGTTGTCACCTCATCTTTTTTTTATGCTGCTGTATTTGTGCTCAGCCATTCTTCCCTGACTGATATGGCTAGTCTGTCCTCCCACTGTGTCCTGCTTGTTTGGGATTTTCTCAAGCTTCCAGTTGATTTGAGCTTTTCAGGAGTCATTGCTATTAAAAGTGCCATCCATCTTTCCAGCTTGGGATCTACTGAGTGAAAAATGGGTGATAATATCTTAGTGCTATCCTAGGTGGACAGCTTTTGTGAATGACCTCACCTGATCACCTCATGCTTGGGAAGAACTCAGGAAGcccattttcagatgaggaaacacaggttgGGGTAAGTGAGGGTGCTCTACCTTGACTTGGATCACTCGGTCTGGGAGAGTGAGCAGGGTCCCCAAAGAACACTGTTAGTCCTCCCAGTGGATCTGACCCATTTGTACCAGCTATGACTGTCTTTCCACAGGCACACATCTGTTTGGCACTGTGTTTTGGGGCTTGTTAGTGAAAGCCGTGCAGGTAGAATTGGCAGTTGGGCTGTCCCCTCTGTTCAGAACCTCCCTCATGTCTTTGAGCTCCTATCTGCAAGGGCACTGCCAGCAGGAGGCCCTCTGAACAGGTCTTTTCTTCCCTTGTACAAATAGCCAGCTGCTGATTCAGGATTCTCATTTTCAGCTTTCAAGCTCAGGTATTTGGCCAGACCTATCAGTCGTATGAAGTGGTCTGTAATTATTTTAGCTCTGACTATTAATACCTTGAGAGTGATAATCTTCGTAGTTGGTAGGAGTGAacctaattatttaaaaagttgtgTTATTTTTAACAGGTGATGAGCAGGGCACATTGGAAAGTAGGCAGcaactctttcccttccttcatgTTATCTAGATGAAAGTGGGCTGGTGTCATCCTTTTCAGTTCATTGCAGAAGTGTGTAGTCCTCCATAAAATAATCCTATTGATGTGTAAAGTGCTTTGACACCCTGTGATGGAAAGTTTGTACCTTGAAGGAACAGAGGCTTTGGTGGCCATCTTGGGGACACCGAGTTTAAGCGGTCACTCACACCACATGCTGACCTGGCAGGTGGATTTCTCATGGAGGTGGGCACTGAGGAACACGGAGCAGTCTCATAAAACCAGAGGaataaatataaaggaaatacCATAGAAAGACTATCAGGTAGAACTGTTGTCATGTTTCAGCCAGTCTTCTGCATGAAAgactgtttcattttcatttttgaatatgaagaacattttgtttttgatgtgcTGGGATTAAACCTGGGGCCATGCACTCTGCCACTGACCTCCAGCCCCAGAACATTCTACAATGTCAGTTAATGGGATTCACCTGGGGCCCTAAGGTTCACTTTACCTCTGCAAGCTGCATTTCTGATCCATACCCTGCACCACTCTCAGGATGGTGTGATACAAAACCTTTTGGAGATGTTATGGGTTTGGGCTAAAGgaatctttttcctccttttcctatcAATTTTTCTAGTCACAGAGGCTTTTCTGTAACTGGggcaggaagaattccagaaTGGTGGGCAGATAACCTGTGAAAATACGTATGGGGTGGTACAAAATATAAAGTACAAATGTGCGcatataaaaagaggaaattaattttgGTACTTTACAAAACtatatttgattttaaagaattattactATGTGAATgaattgtattttaatatttgagattttacaaaattattttagtgAAAAGCATAATTGAAGCTATCATTTATCATTACACAATGGCAGAACAATGCGATAGTTGTCAGTAGGAAAACGTTTGCCTTCACTGAAGTATGTGGAGTGCTACTTTTTGTAAGCTACCTCAAGCACAGTGGTAATAGGGGCTTCAACTTGCCCTAGAGCTGCTACATATTCATCGAAAGCCTAGCTTCTGTTTTTTTCAAATGTCTATAGTTCTATTTCCAGTTTAAAAATTGCACACTGAACAGGAAAGCAAACGAACTTTCTGAGTAGAAAAAACTCTTTTAATCAACAGAATTGAGAGTCTAGTCTTTCCATTAATTCTTTGAAAACAGTAAAtcccctgcccccgccccacCTTGTTCTGCACCACTAAATTGTACCATGGCAATAAAATTGTCAAGCATCCTCTTTAAGTCAGTGTTCCTTCTGATGCTGACCACCACACACTACAGTCACACGGGTGTGACTTTGCCTGGTTGCAGGTAGCAGTTGGTGGTCCATCCAAAAAAGATCTATACATTTTGTAAAGTACATCTCACTTTTTGAAGTGAGGCCGTTTGCTATCATAAGCCATCATGAAGAATTTCTAGTTTGTCTCATCAGAGAGAGACTGCCAACATGGTTGTGTATGACACACCACAATTAATGCAGTGGGGAGCCTCTTGGTCACACTGCAAATTATGACCAATTTTAAACTAAGTTATAGGATCTAATTGCATACCATTTATATATCACAATCTGAGCTTAGCTCTGAAATAGGAAGAGTAGATAATGGTTTCCAGAATATATTGTGATCAAAAGAACCTATCTTATTTTTaagtgttcatttaaaaaaaagtacaacaCAGCTCGAAGCATTAGGTAACTGTGTCCATTGTTACTGATGAAAACTTCCAAAGCAAATAAAAGAACCACGATTCTCTATGTTTACCTTTCACTGGGGGGAAACTTGGCAAAGGGCGGCCCAGAGGCCCTTGGACTTTCTCAGTATCTTCTTTAGAACCTAGGCCTTTCTCTCCTAtcctcagagaaagagagacaaatgCTCAGATCCTTTGTTTAGAACACGAAAGTATCTTACAGGAATGACCCCTGGCATTATGGGGTCTCAGTGGAACTAACTTTGGTAAAGATTAATACAGGCATAGAATTAGGCCTTTGTTTTGGAGTTTTTTGGAAGGGGAGCCCCATCCAGGCATCTTGAGTTTCCTGTGAGGCCCACAGGACTTCAAAAGGTTGCATTTAAGATGGGAATCTTTGTCTTGGGAAATGCTGGTGGCTGAGCTTTGACAGCTTAGCACACATTGCCTCATCCTGTCATGCAATCTTTTATCTGACAGCTGAGCAAAAGATTAAACTGGTTTTTTTGACTTTCCTGAGCAATAGCGAATGAACAAATAACACAATTCTGTGATATTTAGCAGGATGCAAATCCCAGACACCGCAATCATGAATACAGTAAAGACAGTCTTTTCTGTGGGTCTGGAAATAAAGCAGTCCACGGTATTGGGACAAGGCCAGGCATTACATTTCACCAGACGCTGCATGAAGAAGCCATTGTACATGATGTAAAAGACATACATGAAGGCAGCCTCGAAGATGACCCGGAAGAAGATGCTGCTGGTGTACGTCCACCACAGCGAGCCCTCGATACGAACTTTCTGGGTCCTGATTTCTTCGATGTCCTTAAATTCATTCTTTATCTCTCCCTTAatgaactttcttttcttctcgtGTTTCCGGTAGGCCACGTGCATGGCCACCAGCAGCGCCGGGGTGGACACGAAGATCAGCTGCAGGGCCCAGAGGCGGATGTGGGAGATGGGGAAGTAGTGGTCATAGCACACGTTCTTGCAGCCAGGCTGGAGGGTGTTGCAGACAAAATCAGCTTGCTCATCTCCCCACACCTCCTTTGCGGCCACCACGAGGATCATGATTCGAAAAATGAAGAGGACTGTGAGCCAGATTTTCCCAATACTGGTGGAGTGCTTGTTGACACCTCCAAGAATACTCTGCAGCGTGCCCCAATCCATCCTGTCCTCTGTGTGGTTGGCACTGGAAAAGACAAAGAACCCAGCATAGGACTCACTAGACTGGACAGAACCCAGGTGATGGACTACTGTGGTATGGCAGGTCAGGATCAGGACTTGCTGGGTAAGCAAAACGGTCCTTATTAGAAGAGGTTGTACAGAAAGAAGCCCCTGGATGATGCCCCATGAGCTGGTGGCCTTCTGTTTCATCCCAGGTAGGAATTGTCCTCACTGATTCATAGCTGCACCCTGTCTGTCACAATCAAGCCCTCTCCTAAACAAGACCCTGCCCTCTCCACAGCCCTGATGAGTCACCTGCTTTCCACCCTTTCCAAGCAGTAATGAATCCTCCTCTCTTGCTTAAATGCATCCTGCTCCCCTCATTTTAGGCAAGTTGCATCCTGTTTGCCACTGGACTCCTGAGCAGGCTCGGGATGAGTGTCTCTCATTACCCACAATTGCTGTTGCTGAACCCCAAGTCTGGCCAAACCAGCTCCATGCCGCCTTGGTCAAGGGGGGCAGCAGAGTCATGGGCAGGGAAGTTAGAGCTTCCCTTAGCCTTACTCTgcttgaaaaacagaaacagtgtTGGAAAAAACAGTGGTTTAGCAGGTTCAGCCCTGACCCACTTAAACCCAGACTGTCGCGGGAGGCTCTTAGGGGACCTTGTTGTCCTGAAAAAGGTCCCACAGCTCAATTTGGTCCTGTCCCCAACAGCAAAGCCTCTGAAAGCAATAGCACTCAGATTTTAACAAAACCATCCCAcacttatgttctccctcatatgtgcacattagatcaagggcaaacacaacaaggggattggactatgagcacatgataaaagcgagagcacacaagggaggggtgaggataggtaagacacctaaaaaactagctagcatttgttgcccttaacacagagaaactaaagcagataccttaaaagcaactgaggccaataggagaaggggaccaggaactagagaaaaggttagatcaaaaagaattaacctagaaggtaacacacatgcacaggaaatcaatgtgagtcaatgccctgtatagctatccttatctcaactagcaaaaacccttgttccttcctattattgcttatactctctctacaacaaaattagaaa from Castor canadensis chromosome 10, mCasCan1.hap1v2, whole genome shotgun sequence encodes:
- the Gjb2 gene encoding gap junction beta-2 protein, giving the protein MDWGTLQSILGGVNKHSTSIGKIWLTVLFIFRIMILVVAAKEVWGDEQADFVCNTLQPGCKNVCYDHYFPISHIRLWALQLIFVSTPALLVAMHVAYRKHEKKRKFIKGEIKNEFKDIEEIRTQKVRIEGSLWWTYTSSIFFRVIFEAAFMYVFYIMYNGFFMQRLVKCNAWPCPNTVDCFISRPTEKTVFTVFMIAVSGICILLNITELCYLFIRYCSGKSKKPV